The Paenibacillus amylolyticus genome contains the following window.
GGCTTGGTCTCATAGGTCTCTTCATCTTTCAATTCTCCGGCATAGGTGCGTGCCGCTTCGATCAGGATAGTTAGTGCTTTGAAAAAGTCTGCCAGCGAATCGGCAACACGGTTTGGTTCTCCACCTGTAAAAGCGACATACACGGGTGAGTTCGATTCTTCCACATCTACAATTATCGGATCATCGTTAAAGTTTGCGATGACGACATGATTTTTGGGCCAAGTGGAGGACTCCTCATAAGGTTCATTCGTGCCAATCCAGCGGAACCCCAGTTGCTGACGAAGCAGATGTTCAGGTGCAGCAAAGAAGATCAATGCGGCATCACCGATCTCAACGGCGGCATTTTTCATTTTGAGTGTACCTTCAGCTTGGGCATCTACCATTTCATAGTGACTGTACAGATACTCAAGTTCTGGAGAAAGAGTTATTCGTGTATCTACTTCCAGCGGGTAGCGTTGTTTACAAGGACGCAGATCATGATTTTTGAAAAGTCCGTAGGCTTCATTATATAAATCCTGCTGTTCTACAAAACGGTTCAAGGCCGCATCCAGTTGTTGCATGGTGGCTGATTCCTCCTGGTAACATGATGTAGTATGTAGTATCATGCCAAATTGTTTGATTCGTTTGTTCGCTATATGCATTATACAATATCAAAGGTGAATACAAAAAAAATGAATACGTTTACATTTATTGTTGAACATGATATACTTTCACTCAAATAAGGATTGTTACTGCTTCGGGCAGGCAAAACCTGAGTATCATTATGCGTGGACTTGATCCCATTCATAGTGATGTTCGGGTTTTTTTGCATTCTACGGTCCATATTAACGATAGAAAAACAAAGAACGTACGTAACCCAACACTTACATCACGCTTTACAGAAGAAAGGGGAGCATTATGAACAAGAAAACATGGTTAAACGGATTGGCCGCAGGTTGTCTCAGTTTAATTCTGGTGATTAGTGGATGTGCATCCAAAGCACCAGAGACTGCGAGTGACACACGGAATCCGGCGACAGAGCAGACCGAAAATGAAATCCAGAAACCTGCAAACAACCAGGCTGCCAAAGGCAGAACGGTGATTACAACCGACGGTGAAGTGGATGATATGAACTCGGTTATTCGGTTCCTCTTGTATTCCAATGAGATGGACCTCGCCGGGATCGTACTGACCAGCTCAGTGTATCATTATGCTGGAGATGAGGAGGCGGGGATCAAATCGTTCCGCTGGACAGGTACACAGTGGGTGTACGACATGATTGATGCCTATGGCGAAATCTATCCCAACTTGTCCAAACATGCGGATGGCTATCCGGAGCCTGAACAGCTTCGAGCGATGACCAAGATCGGTAATATATCCGATAAAGGGGAGATGGAGAAGGAGACCGAAGGTTCCGAGTTCCTCCAAACCCTTTTCCTCGACGATGATTCACGGGACCTGATTGTTCAGACATGGGGTGGCACCAATACCACAGCCAGAGCGCTGAAATCAATTGAGGAACAGTACAAAGACACGGCTGAGTGGGAAACAATTCGCAAAAAAGTGAGCGACAAACTGGTCCTGTATATCATTTTGGATCAGGATGACAGCTATAACGAATACATTGCGAAAAATTGGCCGGATATCCGCATTCTCAACGACCAATCGAACTTCTGGCATTTTGCCTACGCATGGAAGATGCATGCCGAAGACGTAAACAGCAAGCTTCATGGTGACTGGATGGTCAAGAATATCCTGAACGGACATGGCAAGCTGATGGATATGTATGCGTCGATGGGTGACGGCAAAATGATCGAAGGCGAACTGGCCGAAGAACAGCGGGGAAGTGCTGAATATCTCAAGAACAATCCGCAATATGACAAGTACGATTTCATATCTGAGGGTGACTCTCCATCCTTCTTTTATCTGATCGATAATGGGCTGCGCAGTATGGAAGACCCTTCCTACGGCGGTTGGGGAGGACGATTTGGCGTAGTGAACGACAAGCTGTATAGAAACAATGTGCTTGATTACGATCCCTACACCAAACGATATGAAGCCGAATATTCTCTGATGAGATGGTTTGACGATATCCAGGATGATTTTGCCGCACGTGCAGATTGGGCAGTTGCAGACACGTACGAAGGTGCCAACCACAATCCGTCCATAACAATTAAGGAAGGGCTGGATCTAAGTGTAAGTCCTGGGGAGGAAGTTACTCTTCACGCGGAAGGCACTGACCCGGATGGAGATCAACTGACCTACACATGGTGGAGATATTTCGAAGCGGACACCTATAAGGATTCCAAAGTAGAACCGAACAAAGTTCAGCCCGAAATGGCGGGTGATCTTCAGCTTGGATTGCATCGTGAACTTGCCAAGAATG
Protein-coding sequences here:
- a CDS encoding nucleoside hydrolase-like domain-containing protein — protein: MNKKTWLNGLAAGCLSLILVISGCASKAPETASDTRNPATEQTENEIQKPANNQAAKGRTVITTDGEVDDMNSVIRFLLYSNEMDLAGIVLTSSVYHYAGDEEAGIKSFRWTGTQWVYDMIDAYGEIYPNLSKHADGYPEPEQLRAMTKIGNISDKGEMEKETEGSEFLQTLFLDDDSRDLIVQTWGGTNTTARALKSIEEQYKDTAEWETIRKKVSDKLVLYIILDQDDSYNEYIAKNWPDIRILNDQSNFWHFAYAWKMHAEDVNSKLHGDWMVKNILNGHGKLMDMYASMGDGKMIEGELAEEQRGSAEYLKNNPQYDKYDFISEGDSPSFFYLIDNGLRSMEDPSYGGWGGRFGVVNDKLYRNNVLDYDPYTKRYEAEYSLMRWFDDIQDDFAARADWAVADTYEGANHNPSITIKEGLDLSVSPGEEVTLHAEGTDPDGDQLTYTWWRYFEADTYKDSKVEPNKVQPEMAGDLQLGLHRELAKNEQVDTIKLQGSDTETMTFIVPDDAQSGDTIHIVAEVQDDGEHQLKHYQRVILTVK